The bacterium region ACGGCGGCACCACCAACGACTGGGCCTACGGCGAGCTCGGGATCTTCACCTACACCAGCGAGATGGGCTCGTACCAGGACGGCTTCGATCCCCCCTTCACCAAGGTCGCCCAGTTCTGGAAGGAAAACCTGCCCGGGGCCATGTTCATGCTCAAGACCGCCGACGACCCCACCGCGGTCTACGGCCCCGAGGTCGAGAAGCCTCTGACCGAGGGCGCGGCCCTTGCGGCCCCCGGTGCGATCGCAGCCGAGGCCTTCTTCGACCGTCCCGGCCAGGCCGGCACCGGTCTGGCGCTCGCCAAGACGACCGGCGGCTTCGAGGCCCCCAAGAACGCCTCGCGCCGCCTCGCCCTGGTCCACGCCAAGGACGCCAAGGGGAACTGGGGTCCCTACACGGCCGTTTGGACCCGCTAAGCTAGTCAGCAAGCCAATTCGAGCAGCGGTGGACGCGGATCCACCGCTGCTTGTCTGTTGCAAGGGCCCCATCGTTTTGTTACAGGCCCGTGACGAGCGTCCGGTGATTTGCTAGGATTAAAGCCAACGTTAACGGCCCTTTAGGTACATGGGCCGAGCCCCCTCCAAGGCCCCGAGCGCCTCTGAGCTCGAACGAGCCGCCTCGAGCGCTCCTGAAAGGAGTTTGTGACACTTCGATGGGCGTTTCCAACAAGAACTACTTCCTGCTGAGGAAGTTGCACCAGTTCACCGGCGCGATCCCGCTGGGTGCTTACCTGCTTGTGCACCTTCTCGTCAACTCCTACTCGACTATGGGTTACGCCGAGTTCGACGAAAAGGTCCACCTCCTCGAGTCCATGCCGATCCTGATCGCCATGGAGATCGGCCTCATCTACTTGCCGCTCATCTACCACTCGCTGTTCGGCATCTGGGTGGGCTTCATCGCCAAGAACAACCCCCTGCGCTTCCCCTACGCCCGGAACTGGAACTTCGCGATCCAGCGCTGGACCGGCTTCTTCATGCTCTTCTTCCTGGCTTACCACGCCTGGTTCATGCGCTTCCAGGGCACGCCCATCGGCGAGATGGTCAAGAACGTCGGCTTCGCCGGCTCAGGCTACGCCAAGGTCGTCGAGCACCTGGCGAGCAACGGCATGATGGCCCTGTACGCGGTCGGCCTGATCGCCACCACCTACCACTTCGCCAACGGCCTGTGGGAGTTCTGCATCGACTGGGGCATCACCGTCAGCATGAAGGCCCAGCAGATCTCGGCCATGGTGATGATCGTGGTGTGGCTCGGCGTCTCGGCCCTCGGCCTGATGTCGATTGCAGGCTTCCGTAACCCGGCGCTCATCGAAGAGGCCAAGCAGGTCCAGCCCGCCGCGGCGGGTCATTCCCACGGGGAGGTTTACTAATGGACGCGAATCGCATCATCGTCGTCGGCGGCGGTCTTGCCGGCCTGATGACCGTCATCAAGGCCGCCGAAGCCGGCGTGCACGTGGACCTCTTCTCGCTGGTGCCCGTCAAGCGCTCGCACTCGGTCTGCGCCCAGGGCGGCATCAACGGCGCCGTCAACACCAAGGGTGAGGGCGACAGCCCCGCCATCCACTTCGACGACACCATCTACGGCGGCGACTTCCTGGCCAACCAGCCCCCCGTCAAGGCCATGTGCGAGGCGG contains the following coding sequences:
- a CDS encoding succinate dehydrogenase, which gives rise to MGVSNKNYFLLRKLHQFTGAIPLGAYLLVHLLVNSYSTMGYAEFDEKVHLLESMPILIAMEIGLIYLPLIYHSLFGIWVGFIAKNNPLRFPYARNWNFAIQRWTGFFMLFFLAYHAWFMRFQGTPIGEMVKNVGFAGSGYAKVVEHLASNGMMALYAVGLIATTYHFANGLWEFCIDWGITVSMKAQQISAMVMIVVWLGVSALGLMSIAGFRNPALIEEAKQVQPAAAGHSHGEVY